The sequence GCGCGCGAGCAACGGCGAGCCGCACGCACACAGTTGCGCGATGACGTCGGCGTCTGACCGAGCGGAGCACTTGGGGCACTCGAGATGGGAAAGCGCCGAGCGCTCAGCGCCGCGCGCCATCTGCGGTCCTGGCGAGCGCGACCGATCGGAGTTGGATCTGCAGCCAGCCGAGCACGGTGGCGGGCGATACGTTGGTAACCGCGATATTCTCGGCTTCTGTAACGAGCGCGAGCGCGTCCGCGGCGATAGCGGCAGCGTTCGGGCCGAGCGCCGCCGATGTCGACTTATATTCCGCTAATGCGTCGCGATCGAACGTCGCGCTCTCGCCTGCGATCGCGTACGCCATGCAGTCGCGCAACGCGGTGCGCGCATGACGCAGGATCGAATCGAGCGCGCCGCGCGGGTCGTCTTTTCCAAGCGGCGGCATCGGCGGCAGCGCGCGCGGCGTGCGAAGACATGCGAGCGCCCAACGGCGGGTGATTTCGCCGAGCGTTTCGCCTTCCTCGTCGCGCATCGCGATGGCATCGCCGAGGCTGCCTTGCGCCTTGCGTGCGAGCGTCGCGGCACGTTTCGGTGCGACGTCGTAGCGCTCGACGAGCGCCGACGAGATCTCATCTTCGGTGAGACCGGCGAAGCGGATCTGCGAGGTCCGCGAGCGGATCGTCGGAAGGATGCGCTCCGGCCGATCGGACGTGAGGAGAAAGATCTTGCCGGCGTCGGGCTCCTCGAGCTCCTTCAAGAACGTGTTGTAGACGTAATCGAACGTGATGTCGTCGAAGCGCGGGATGATGCACACCTGACGCCCGCCCTCGTAGCTGCGCAGCTGCATGAGGCGCACGACTTCGCGCGCCGCGTCCATGTTGACGCCCGACACCTTGCGCTCGGACGACGGATCCAGCGAGGCGATGAACGCGTCATCGACGAGCAGCGTGTCGCCGGAGGATCCCGCAAGGCCGCGATGACACGCGGCGCACGTGCCGTCGTAGCCGAGGGGGAACGATTTCGGCCGCTCGCAGTGGAGCGTCAGCGCGAGCGTCCGGGCGAACGTCGTCTTGCCCACGCCGCGCGGGCCGTGGAAAAGGTATGCATGCGCCAACCCACCGGGACCGGTGCGCTCGAACTGATGCACGATCGCTTCATGACCGACGAAAGGCATCGGCGGATCCGGCCGCGGCGGCGCCTCGAGCGCAGCGGCCGCTTGCGGCTTTCGCGGCATCAGCCGAAGCGCGCGCCCTGCAACGCGGTTCCGCAAGAGCACGTCCGCTCCGACGGCATACCTTCGATCATGGCCTTGAGAACGTCGCGGACGCGCGCGTTGTTCGCGTTGAAGACCGCGATGACCGATTCGTTGGTCACCGGCTCGACGCCCGATTGCCCTTCGAGTCCGACGTCGTAGTCGGTGATGAGCGCGATGTTCGCGTAGCACATCTCGAGCTCGCGCGCGAGATACGCCTCCGGGTACTGCGTCATGTTGATGACTTCCCAACCCGCGGACGAGAACCAGCGGCTCTCCGCGACGGTCGAGAAGCGCGGACCTTGGATCGTCACGACTGTGCCGCGCTCGTGCACGATGATGCCGCGCTGCTTGATCGTCGCGATCGCGAGCGCCCGCAGTTGCGGACAATACGGGTGTGCGAACGAGACGTGCGTCGTGATAGGCCCGTCGTAGAACGTGTCCTTGCGCCCGGTCGTGCGATCGACGAGCTGATCGGAGACGACGAAGTCGCCCGGCTTCACCGACGCCTTGAGCGAGCCGGCCGCGGACGGCCCGAGGATGCGCGTGACGCCGAGCGACTTCATCGCCCATGCGTTCGCGCGATAATTGATCATGTGCGGCGGCAGTCCGTGCGACTTGCCGTGACGCGGCAAGAACGCGACGCGCCGGCCGCCGACTTCGCCGAGCGCCACGAGATCGCTCGGCGGTCCGTACGGCGTCTCGACCTTCACCTCGTGCAGGCCTTCGACGAACGAGTAGAACCCGGAGCCTCCGAAGACCCCGATCTCCGCGCTATTGCTCACCGTGGCGTAATGGTCGGTCCGGGCTTAGGATTCCTTGAAGTCGCTCGGCTTGAGGCTTTCGATGTACTTGCGGAAGCGCTGCATCTCTTCTTCCTCGGCCTTCTTATCGTACACCGACTCTTCGAGGGCGATCTTGTCGGTGACGTAGATGGGCGCGTTCGTGCGTAACGCGAGGGCGATGCAGTCGCTCGGCCGGGCGTCGATCTCCTGATCTTCGCCGCCGAGTTCGAGGACGAGCTTCGCGTAGAACGTGCTGTCCTTGATGTCGTGGATGATGATCTTCGTCAGCTTGGCGTTGAGGCCGTCGATGATCGACTTCATGAGGTCGTGCGATAGCGGGCGCGGCACGGGCTGGCCTTCGAGCGCGAGCGCGATCGCCGTCGCCTCGAACGGCCCGATGAGGATCGGCAGATAGCGCTTGCCGTCCATGTCTTTGAGGATGACGACGGGATCGTGCGTGAGCAAATCGATGCCCAGTTTGTCCACCTTCATCTGCCGCATCGTTCAAGCTCCGCCAGCGCCCAGCGAGGAAGCCAGCTTCGCGCTGTCGTGTTCGGTTCCTATCGCGTGTCGCGCACGTCGGCCGCAGGTTTTCTACGTGTGATTCTCCTACGATTTCGTGTGATCACACAGCCGCTCGACCGCCCGGACGTGCGCGCGCTTGCCGGACATATCGAAGCGACGGTCATCGCGCTGTTGGTGGCGATCGTCGTATGGCGCGTCGCCATCACGCTCATCGACCGCTTCTACGAGCGGCGCTTCATATCGTCGCACATGCCGCGCATCGCGACGTTCCTGACGCTCTCGAAATCGATCGTCGGGCTCATCGTCGTCGTCGCCGGCGCGCTGACGCTGCTCAACATCTGGTCGGTGAACGTGACGCCCGCCGTGTGGTCGGCCGGCTTCGTCACCGCGGCGCTCGCGTTCGGGTCGCAGAACCTCGTGCGCGACATCGTCACCGGATTTTTCTTCCTCTTCGAGGACCAGTACGACGTGGGCGACCGCGTCGAACTCGTGACCAACGGCGGCCAGACGGTCAAGGGCAGGGTCGACGCGATGGGCTTGCGGACGACGCGCATCGTCGACCGTCGCGGCCGCTTCGTCATCATCCCGAACGGCAACATCGCCCTCGTGACGAATGCGAGCCGCTTGCCGAACGTCGCCAGCTTCACCATCACGGTGCCGTGGAAAGGTGACGCTGGCGCGATGCGCGAGCGGATCGAGGAGCACGCGAAGGAGATAGCCGACAAAGCCGGCATCGGCGACGCGCATATCTCGGTCGCGCTCGCGGACAGCACCGCCGAACTCGCGACCTTTCGCGTCGACTTGCGCTCCGCCGAAGGCGACGAGGATCTCGAACGTTCGAACCTCCGCGTCCTGCTCGCCGCACGCCTTCAGGCCGAGGGGTGGCTCCCCGGCGGCGCGCAGGCGGACTGAACGATGTCGCTCGCATGCGGAATCGTAGGGCTGCCGAACGTCGGCAAGTCGACGCTGTTCAACGCGATAACGCGCGCGAGCGTCGCCGCGAGCAACTACCCGTTCTGCACGATCGAGCCGAACGTCGGCATCGTGCCCGTGCCCGATCGCCGGCTCGACGTGCTCGCCGACGTCTTCGCGAGCAAACGCATCGTGCCCGCGACGACGACCTTCGTCGACATCGCCGGGCTCGTGCGCGGAGCGAGCAAAGGCGAGGGCCTCGGCAATGCGTTCCTTTCGCACGTGCGAGAGGTCGACGCGATCGCGATGGTGGTCCGCTGTTTCGAAGACGCCGACGTCGTCCACGTCGATGCGCACCCCGATCCGCTCCGCGACATCGAGACGATTCGCGTCGAGCTCGCGCTCGCCGATCTTTCCGTCGTCGAGCGCCGGCTTGAGAAGTCGAGGCCGAAAGCCAAATCCGATCCCGCGCTCGCGAAAGAAGTCGAAGCGCTCGAACGCATCGCCGCTGCGCTGGATAAAGGAGAGGCGGCGCGTAACGTTTCCGACTCAACTCTTGCGGTGTCCCTCTCAAAGGAACTGGCTTTACTCACCGCAAAACCGCTGCTTTACGTCGCGAACGTCGACGAGATCGGGTCCGCCGGATCGAACGCGCGTGTTCTCGCCGTGCGCGAATACGCGAAGCGCGAAGGCGCCGAATGCGTCGAGTTGTGTGCGAAGCTCGAAGCCGAACTGGCAGCGCTTCCGCCGGGTGAGGCCGCGGCTTTTGCCGCCGAGCTCGGCATCGAGTCGAGCGGTCTCGACCGGCTCATCGTCGCCGCGTATACATTGCTCGATCTCATGACCTTTCTCACCGCGGGCGAGAAAGAGGCGCGCGCCTGGACGATCGGGCGCGGCACGAAAGCGCCTCAGGCCGCCGGCACGATCCACAGCGACATAGAACGCGGCTTTATCCGCGCCGAGATCGCGTCGTACGACGACCTCGCGCGGCTTCGCAGCCTGCAGGCGGTGCGCGATGCAGGGCTCCTGCGCGTCGAGGGCCGAGACTACGTCATGCAGGAAGGCGACGTCGTGAACTTCCGCTTCAACGTCTGAACGCAAGGATCTTATCCATGCCAAGCAGCCACCACCCTGATTCATCCGTCTTCGGCGAGGCGATGCACTTCTTCGACGCGGCCGCGCAGCGGCTCAACCTCACGTCGAGCATGTATCGGATCCTGACGCACCCGTCTCGCCAAGTGATCATCTCGATACCGTTCGCCCGCGACAACGGCGAGTTCGAAGTCTACACGGGCTATCGCGTCCAGTACAGTTCTGCGCGCGGACCTGCCAAAGGCGGCATCCGCTATCATCCGAACGTGACGCTCGACGAGGTGACCGCGCTCGCCTTCTGGATGACCTGGAAGTGCGCGGTCGTCGATCTGCCGTTCGGCGGCGGCAAAGGCGGCGTCACGTGCGATCCGAACGTGCTTTCGCCCGGCGAACTCGAACGGCTGACGCGCCGCTACGCAGCCGACCTCATCGAGATCATAGGTCCGGACAAAGACGTTCCCGCACCCGACGTCAACACGAATGCTCAGACGATGGCGTGGGTCATGGACACCGTTTCGATGCATCTACGCGCGCACACGCCCGGCGTCGTCACCGGCAAGCCGCTCAACGTCGGCGGCTCGCGAGGTCGCGTCGAGGCGACCGGCCGGGGTGTCATGATCGCGATCGAAGCCGCGCTCGAGAAGATGAACAAGTCGCTCAAAGGAATGCGCGTCGTCGTCCAAGGCTTCGGCAACGTCGGGTCGATCAGCGCGAAGCTGCTGAGCGACGCCGGTGCGAAGATCGTCGGCATCAGCGACGTGACGGGCGGCTATCACAACCCGAAGGGCATAGACATCGCCGCTGCGATCGAGCACGCGCGCAAGAGCGCGCATCGAACGCTCGACGGTTTTGCCGCCGACCGCGTGAGCAACGCGCAGCTGCTCGAGCTCGACTGCGACATACTCGTCCCCGCCGCGCTCGAGAACCAGCTGACGGAGAAGAACGCGCGCAAGATCAAGGCGAGTCTCATCGCGGAAGG comes from Candidatus Eremiobacteraceae bacterium and encodes:
- a CDS encoding AAA family ATPase yields the protein MPRKPQAAAALEAPPRPDPPMPFVGHEAIVHQFERTGPGGLAHAYLFHGPRGVGKTTFARTLALTLHCERPKSFPLGYDGTCAACHRGLAGSSGDTLLVDDAFIASLDPSSERKVSGVNMDAAREVVRLMQLRSYEGGRQVCIIPRFDDITFDYVYNTFLKELEEPDAGKIFLLTSDRPERILPTIRSRTSQIRFAGLTEDEISSALVERYDVAPKRAATLARKAQGSLGDAIAMRDEEGETLGEITRRWALACLRTPRALPPMPPLGKDDPRGALDSILRHARTALRDCMAYAIAGESATFDRDALAEYKSTSAALGPNAAAIAADALALVTEAENIAVTNVSPATVLGWLQIQLRSVALARTADGARR
- a CDS encoding S-methyl-5'-thioadenosine phosphorylase, which codes for MSNSAEIGVFGGSGFYSFVEGLHEVKVETPYGPPSDLVALGEVGGRRVAFLPRHGKSHGLPPHMINYRANAWAMKSLGVTRILGPSAAGSLKASVKPGDFVVSDQLVDRTTGRKDTFYDGPITTHVSFAHPYCPQLRALAIATIKQRGIIVHERGTVVTIQGPRFSTVAESRWFSSAGWEVINMTQYPEAYLARELEMCYANIALITDYDVGLEGQSGVEPVTNESVIAVFNANNARVRDVLKAMIEGMPSERTCSCGTALQGARFG
- a CDS encoding bifunctional nuclease family protein; the encoded protein is MRQMKVDKLGIDLLTHDPVVILKDMDGKRYLPILIGPFEATAIALALEGQPVPRPLSHDLMKSIIDGLNAKLTKIIIHDIKDSTFYAKLVLELGGEDQEIDARPSDCIALALRTNAPIYVTDKIALEESVYDKKAEEEEMQRFRKYIESLKPSDFKES
- a CDS encoding mechanosensitive ion channel domain-containing protein; the protein is MITQPLDRPDVRALAGHIEATVIALLVAIVVWRVAITLIDRFYERRFISSHMPRIATFLTLSKSIVGLIVVVAGALTLLNIWSVNVTPAVWSAGFVTAALAFGSQNLVRDIVTGFFFLFEDQYDVGDRVELVTNGGQTVKGRVDAMGLRTTRIVDRRGRFVIIPNGNIALVTNASRLPNVASFTITVPWKGDAGAMRERIEEHAKEIADKAGIGDAHISVALADSTAELATFRVDLRSAEGDEDLERSNLRVLLAARLQAEGWLPGGAQAD
- the ychF gene encoding redox-regulated ATPase YchF is translated as MSLACGIVGLPNVGKSTLFNAITRASVAASNYPFCTIEPNVGIVPVPDRRLDVLADVFASKRIVPATTTFVDIAGLVRGASKGEGLGNAFLSHVREVDAIAMVVRCFEDADVVHVDAHPDPLRDIETIRVELALADLSVVERRLEKSRPKAKSDPALAKEVEALERIAAALDKGEAARNVSDSTLAVSLSKELALLTAKPLLYVANVDEIGSAGSNARVLAVREYAKREGAECVELCAKLEAELAALPPGEAAAFAAELGIESSGLDRLIVAAYTLLDLMTFLTAGEKEARAWTIGRGTKAPQAAGTIHSDIERGFIRAEIASYDDLARLRSLQAVRDAGLLRVEGRDYVMQEGDVVNFRFNV
- a CDS encoding Glu/Leu/Phe/Val dehydrogenase, whose protein sequence is MPSSHHPDSSVFGEAMHFFDAAAQRLNLTSSMYRILTHPSRQVIISIPFARDNGEFEVYTGYRVQYSSARGPAKGGIRYHPNVTLDEVTALAFWMTWKCAVVDLPFGGGKGGVTCDPNVLSPGELERLTRRYAADLIEIIGPDKDVPAPDVNTNAQTMAWVMDTVSMHLRAHTPGVVTGKPLNVGGSRGRVEATGRGVMIAIEAALEKMNKSLKGMRVVVQGFGNVGSISAKLLSDAGAKIVGISDVTGGYHNPKGIDIAAAIEHARKSAHRTLDGFAADRVSNAQLLELDCDILVPAALENQLTEKNARKIKASLIAEGANGPTTPEADALLSEGGITVIPDILANAGGVTVSYFEWVQNRMGYYWREKEVNDRLRDLLRENFDVVWDTGKEYGTTLRGAAYVVAIKRVVDAYMTRGIYA